The Xiphophorus couchianus chromosome 14, X_couchianus-1.0, whole genome shotgun sequence genome includes a region encoding these proteins:
- the wdr55 gene encoding WD repeat-containing protein 55 → MAASAQHVGPTSEEADPPECNRTEPNNDPGTSESESERLEEDAEEEEEPPGPKIRETPQDIQLEAIANTVALHPSRDVLVCGDVDGDVYAFSYSCTEGENRELWSSGHHLKSCRQVRISADGLKLYSVSRDKAVHLLDMERGQLVSRIRGAHGAPINSLLLVDENMLATGDDGGTLKVWDMRKGTAIMDMKNHEDYISDITVDQNKRILLTASGDGTMGVFNLKRRRFELLSEYQSGDLTSVAVMKRGKKVVCGSSEGTVYIFNWNGFGATSDRFALKAESVDCIAPITENIMCTASMDGYIRAINLLPNRVIGCIGQHVGEPVEEIAKSWDSRFLVSCAHDQLIKFWDISGLPKLSVDEYRKRKKKGGRMKSLTKKALGDNDFFSGLVEETEKKEEEEEQEEGDDSDSDSGSD, encoded by the exons atgGCAGCCTCCGCACAGCATGTTGGACCCACTTCTGAAGAGGCAGACCCACCTGAATGTAACCGAACAGAACCGAATAACGATCCCGGAACATCAGAATCAGAGTCGGAAAGACTGGAGGAAGATgcggaggaggaagaggagcctCCCGGCCCGAAGATCCGGGAAACCCCGCAGGACATCCAGCTGGAGGCCATCGCCAACACGGTGGCTCTGCACCCCAGCAGGGACGTCTTGGTGTGCGGGGACGTGGACGGGGACGTGTACGCCTTCTCCTACTCCTGCACGGAGGGAGAGAACCGGGAGCTGTGGTCGTCCGGGCACCACCTGAAGTCCTGCCGCCAGGTGCGCATCTCGGCGGACGGGCTGAAGCTGTACAGCGTGTCCCGGGACAAGGCCGTCCACCTGCTGGACATGGAGCGGGGGCAGCTGGTGTCACGGATCCGGGGGGCCCACGGGGCCCCCATCAACAGCCTGCTTCTGGTGGACGAAAACATGCTGGCCACCGGAGACGACGGAGGCACCCTGAAG GTGTGGGACATGAGGAAGGGAACAGCCATCATGGATATGAAAAACCATGAGGATTATATCAGCGACATAACTGTGGACCAGAACAAGAGGATTCTTCTCACTGCCAG TGGGGACGGCACCATGGGCGTCTTCAACCTGAAGCGGCGGCGCTTTGAGCTGCTGTCGGAGTACCAGAGCGGCGATCTGACCTCGGTGGCGGTGATGAAGCGAGGGAAGAAGGTGGTCTGCGGCTCCAGCGAAGGAACCGTTTACATCTTCAACTGGAACGGCTTCGGAGCCACCAGTGACCGCTTCGCTCTGAAGGCGGAGTCGGTGGACTGCATCGCGCCAATTACAGAAAACATCATGTGCACGGCGTCCATGGACGGATACATCCG AGCCATCAACCTTCTCCCCAACCGGGTCATCGGATGCATCGGGCAGCACGTCGGCGAACCCGTCGAAGAGATTGCCAAGTCCTGGGACTCCCGCTTCCTGGTCAGCTGTGCCCACGACCAGCTCATCAAGTTCTGGGACATTTCTGGTTTGCCCAAACTGAGCGTGGACGAATACCgcaagaggaagaagaaaggtGGGCGGATGAAGTCGCTCACCAAGAAGGCCCTCGGCGACAATGACTTCTTCTCTGGACTTGTGGaggaaactgagaaaaaagaagaagaagaagaacaggaagaagGTGATGATAGCGACAGCGACAGTGGGAGTGACTGA